From one Cucurbita pepo subsp. pepo cultivar mu-cu-16 chromosome LG17, ASM280686v2, whole genome shotgun sequence genomic stretch:
- the LOC111778583 gene encoding katanin p60 ATPase-containing subunit A1-like yields MGSNTLVGFQDHLKLAREYALEGLYDTSVIFFDGVIAQINKHLSSVDDPLMRAKWMNVKKSLTEEIEVVKQLDTERKAFKEIPMGRRAASPPIHAKSSFVFQPLDEYPTSSAPSMDDPDVWRPPSRDSASRRPARAGQVGMRKSPQDGAWARGSTRPNTTTRGAKAGGPSRVNSGARAATTGKKGSSTTGKSSKTDSANGDDEGNSKKGQYEGPDPDLAAMLERDVLETSPGVRWDDVAGLSEAKRLLEEAVVLPLWMPEYFQGIRRPWKGVLMFGPPGTGKTLLAKAVATECGTTFFNVSSATLASKWRGESERMVRCLFELARSHAPSTIFIDEIDSLCNARGASGEHESSRRVKSELLVQVDGVNNSSSSEDRKIVMVLAATNFPWDIDEALRRRLEKRIYIPLPNFESRKELIRINLKTVEVAPDVDIDDVARRTEGYSGDDLTNVCRDASLNGMRRKIAGKTRDEIKNMAKDDISKDPVAMCDFEEALKKVQRSVSAADIERHEKWYSEFGSA; encoded by the exons atggggaGCAATACACTGGTGGGATTTCAGGACCATCTGAAATTAGCGAGGGAATATGCTCTTGAAGGGCTGTATGATACTTCGGTAATCTTCTTTGATGGCGTTATTGCTCAGATCAACAA GCATCTTAGTTCAGTAGATGACCCTTTAATGCGTGCAAAATGGATGAATGTGAAAAAATCCCTTACTGAGGAAatagaagttgtgaagcagtTAGATACAGAGAGAAAAGCTTTTAAGGAAATACCCATGGGTCGACGTGCAGCTTCTCCTCCAATTCATGCTAAATCATCATTTGTTTTTCAACCGTTAGATGAGTATCCAACTTCTTCAGCTCCTTCCATGGATGATCCTGATGTCTGGAGGCCGCCAAGTAGGGACTCTGCAAGTAGAAGGCCTGCAAGGGCTGGTCAAGTTGGTATGAGGAAGTCACCACAGGATGGGGCTTGGGCTCGTGGTTCCACCAGACCAAATACTACCACTCGTGGTGCAAAGGCTGGTGGTCCAAGTCGTGTTAACTCTGGTGCCCGTGCGGCAACTACTGGAAAGAAAGGCTCTAGTACTACTGGTAAATCTAGCAAGACGGATTCTGCA AATGGTGACGATGAGGGAAATTCTAAGAAGGGACAGTATGAGGGACCTGATCCTGATCTAGCTGCTATGCTCGAAAGAGATGTGTTGGAAACTAGTCCAGGAGTGAGATGGGATGATGTTGCTGGCCTGAGTGAAGCAAAAAGACTTCTGGAGGAAGCTGTTGTTCTTCCCCTGTGGATGCCAGAATATTTTCAG GGAATAAGGAGACCATGGAAAGGAGTCCTAATGTTTGGCCCTCCTGGGACTGGGAAGACATTGCTTGCGAAAGCTGTGGCAACTGAGTGTGGCACAACcttttttaatgtttcttCTGCCACCTTGGCTTCAAAATGGCGTGGGGAGAGTGAGCGCATGGTCCGGTGCCTGTTTGAACTTGCAAGATCTCATGCACCAAgtactatcttcattgatgAAATTGACTCCCTATGTAATGCTCGTGG GGCTTCTGGTGAGCACGAATCATCCAGAAGAGTGAAGTCAGAACTTTTAGTTCAGGTAGATGGTGTAAACAATAGTTCCTCCAGTGAAGACCGTAAGATAGTGATGGTTTTGGCTGCAACAAACTTCCCGTGGGACATTGATGAGGCACTTAG GAGGAGGCTTGAAAAGCGTATTTATATTCCTCTTCCTAATTTTGAGAGCAGAAAGGAGCTTATCAGGATAAATCTAAAAACTGTTGAG GTGGCTCCTGATGTGGATATCGATGATGTTGCTCGCCGGACAGAAGGATATAGTGGGGATGATCTAACAAATGTCTGCAGAGATGCTTCCTTGAATGGAATGAGACGTAAAATTGCTGGAAAAACTCGCGATGAGATTAAGAATATGGCCAAGGATGATATTTCAAAGGACCCTGTTGCCATGTGCGACTTTGAAGAAGCATTGAAGAAGGTACAGCGAAGTGTTTCTGCTGCTGACATCGAACGGCATGAGAAGTGGTATTCAGAATTTGGGTCTGCATAA